The DNA segment ACTGGGCCGAGCGGCAGGCGCCCGCCGGAATCCGGCTGGAGATCGACTTCAGTCCGGGCACGCGCCCGTGCCTCACCCCGCTCGACCACCCCGCCCTGGAGTCCGTCGCCCGCGCGATGGGCCGCGCCTTCGGCAAGCCGGTGCGGTTCACCCGCGAAGGCGGCTCCGGCCCCGCCGCCGACCTCCAGGAGGTGCTCGGCGCCCCGGTGCTCTTCCTCGGCATCTCCGTCCCCTCCGACGGCTGGCACGCCCCGAACGAGAAGGTCGAGCTGGACCTGCTCCTCAAGGGCGTGGAGACCGGCGCCCACCTGTGGAGCGACCTCGCCGAGAACTGGCGCCCCGCACGCCGCTGAACAGCCGCCGTTCGGCAACGGCACCGCGCGCCGGGCACACTGGAAGGGCCGCCCGGCCCGGCCGCCCCCGCCCGGCCGCGGTGCCCCTGACCTCTGTCCCGCCGAACCGCCCGCCGAACCGACCGTTCCATTGGGGGAGTTGGAAGCACCCGTGACCACCCGGACCGACCACACCGCTGACCGACCCATCTCGCTCACCGCCCCGAGCGGCATCGACCGAGCCGCCCACCACCGGCTCGACGAAGCCTGGCTCGCGGCGGCGTGGAGCCACCCCACGACCCGCTGCTTCGTGGTCTCCGGCGGCCAGGTGCTCATCGACGAGACGCCCGACGGGCGCACCGAACTCGTCATGACCCCCTCCTTCGAGGCCCCCCTCACCGAGGCCCACCGCTACTTCCTGGGCGAGGACGAGGACGGCGTCAGCTACTTCGCGCTCCAGAAGGACTCGCTGCCCGGCCGCATCGACCAGTCCGCCCGCCCCGCCGGACTGCGCGAGGCGGGCCTGCTGCTCTCCCCGCGCGACGCCGGGCTGATGGTGCACGCGGTCGGCCTCGAGAACTGGCAGCGCACCCACCGCTTCTGCTCCCGCTGCGGCGAGCGCACCGTCATCGCCGCCGCCGGGCACATCCGGCGCTGCCCGGCCTGCGGTGCCGAGCACTACCCGCGCACCGACCCGGCGGTGATCATGGCGGTCACCGACGGCCAGGACCGCATCCTGCTCGGCCGCCAGGTGCACTGGCCCGAGGGCCGCTTCTCCACGCTGGCCGGGTTCGTCGAGCCCGGCGAGTCCATCGAGCAGTCGGTGCGCCGCGAAGTCTTCGAGGAGGCGGGCATCACGGTCGGCGAGGTCGAGTACGTCGCCAGCCAGCCCTGGCCGTTCCCGTCCAGCCTGATGCTGGGCTTCTTCGCGCACGCCACCTCCACCGAGATCGACGCCGACGGCGAGGAGATCGAGGAGGCCCGCTGGTTCTCCCGCGACGAGCTGGGCGCCGCCTTCGAGTCCGGCGAGGTGCTGCCGCCCTACGGCATCTCCATCGCCGCCCGGCTGATCGAGATGTGGTACGGCAAGCCGCTGCCGACCCGCAGCGCCTTCTAGACACTGCCCGGACGCGAGAAACCCCGGCCGCCCTCGTTCACGGGGGGCCGGGGTCTCTCACGCGTTCCGGGGGTCAGGCGCCGAGCGCCTGCTTCACCTGGGCGAGGCTCGGGTTGGTCATGACGACCTCGGAGCCACCGCCGGCGGGCACGACGCGCACGGTCGGCACCGTCTGGTTGCCGTCGTTGGCCTTCTCCACGAACGTGGCCGACTCCGGGTCGTGCTCGATGTTGATCTCGGTGAAGGGGATGCCCTCCCGGTCGAGCTGGCCCTTCAGCCGGCGGCAGTAACCGCACCACGTCGTGCTGTACATCGTCACAGTGCCCTGCATGTCTCGCGCTCCTCAGGCGGCCGGGGGGTACGTCCTACGTCGTGCACAGGGCCAACGCGGGAGACCCGGTGAGCATTCCCACGGCTGTGATGCCCGCCGCACCGGCCGCTGTGACACCCGCCGCATTAAAACGACTATCGGGGCCCGCCTGTGGACAACCGACGCGTCGGTCCCGGGCGACCTGGCAGCATGGCCATGTGACAGCAGCAACGCCCTCCCCTCTCTTCCCGCGGACCCCGGACTCGGCCGACGCGGTGCTCGAAGGGCTCGACCCCGAGCAGCGCGAGGTCGCCACCGCCCTGCACGGGCCGGTGTGCGTCCTGGCCGGAGCGGGCACGGGCAAGACCCGCGCGATCACCCACCGCATCGCGTACGGGGTGCGCTCTGGCCTGCTCCAGCCCTCCAGTGTGCTCGCCGTCACCTTCACCAACCGGGCCGCGGGCGAGATGCGCGGCCGGCTCCGCCAGCTCGGCGCCCAGGGCGTGCAGGCCCGCACCTTCCACTCCGCCGCGCTCCGCCAGCTCCAGTACTTCTGGCCGAAAGCGATCGGCGGCGGACTGCCCCGGCTGGTCGACCGCAAGATCCAGCTGGTCGCCGACGCGGCCGCCGCCTGCGGTCTCCGCCTGGACCGGGGCGAGCTGCGGGACGCCACCGCCGAGATCGAGTGGTGCAAGGTCACCCAGACCGTCCCCGCCGACTACCCGTACGCGGCCGTGAAGGCGGGCCGCGAGACCCCGCGCGACCCGGCCGAGATCTCCCACCTCTACGCGGCCTACGAGAGCCTCAAGAGCGACCGCTCCGTCATCGACTTCGAGGACGTGCTGCTGCTCACCGTCGCCGTCCTCCAGGACCGCCAGGACATCGCCGAGCAGGTACGCGCCCAGTACCAGCACTTCGTGGTGGACGAGTACCAGGACGTCAGCCCGCTCCAGCAGCGGCTGCTCGAACTCTGGCTCGGCGACCGCGACAGCCTGTGCGTGGTCGGCGACGCCAGCCAGACCATCTACTCGTTCACGGGTGCAACCCCCGACCATCTCCTCGACTTCCGGCTCCGCCACCCCGGGGCCACCGTGGTCAAGCTGGTCCGGGACTACCGCTCCACCCCCCAGGTGGTCCGCCTGGCCAACGGCCTGCTCGCCCAGGCCCACGGCCGCGCCGCCGACCACCGGCTGGAACTGGTCTCCCAGCGCACCCAGGGCCCCGAACCCGTCTACACCGAGTACACCGACGAGCCCGCCGAGGCCGAGGGCGCCGCCCGCCGCATCCGCGAGCTGATCGCCGCCGGGACCCCGGCCGCCGAGATCGCCGTCCTGTTCCGCACCAACTCGCAGTCCGAGACCTACGAACAGGCCCTCGCCGACGCCGGCGTCCCCTACCAGCTGCGCGGCGCCGAGCGCTTCTTCGACCGGCCCGAGGTGCGCAAGGCGGGCGTGGCCCTGCGCGCCGCCGCCCGCTTCGGCGGCAACGACTCCCTGCTGGACGAGGCGGTCGACCTGCCCTCCCAGGTCCGCGCCGTGCTCTCCGGCGAGGGCTGGAGCAGCGAACCCCCGGCCGGCTCCGGCGCCGTCCGCGAACGCTGGGAGTCGCTGGCCGCGCTGGTCGCCCTCGCCCACGACTTCGCCGCCGCCCATCCGGGGGCCACCCTGAGCGACCTGGTCGCGGAGCTGGACGAGCGGGCCACCGCCCAGCACGCCCCGACCGTCCAGGGCGTCACCCTCGCCTCGCTGCACGCCGCCAAGGGCCTGGAGTGGGACGCCGTCTTCCTGGTCGGTGTCGCCGAGGGCATGCTGCCGATCACCTACGCCAAGACCGACGAACAGATCGAGGAGGAGCGCCGCCTCCTCTACGTCGGCGTCACCCGCGCGCGCGAACGGCTCCACCTCTCCTGGTCGCTCGCCCGCTCGCCCGGCGGCCGGGCGGGCCGCAAGCCGAGCCGCTTCCTCGACGGACTGCGCCCCGGCTCCACCGCCACCGTCGGCCGCGCCGCGACCGGCACCGGCGGCGTCGAGCGCGGCACCCTCGGCGGCCTCCCGGCCGCGCCCCGGCGCGCCCAGCGCTCCCCGGCCCGCTGCCGGGTCTGCGGGCGCACCCTCACCGACGCCGGCGAGATGAAACTGATGCGCTGCGAGGACTGCCCCTCCGACATGGACGAGGGCCTGTACGAGCGGCTGCGGGAGTGGCGGGCGGTGGAGGCGGGGCTGAGCGGACAGCCGGACTTCTGCGTCTTCACCGACCGGACCCTGATGGCCATCGCCGAGAACCGTCCCGACTGCGCGGCCGAACTCTCCCGCATCCCCGGCGTCCTGGACCGCAAGCTGCGCCGCTACGGCACCGACGTACTGGCCATCTGCGCAGGCCAGGAGGCCGGAACCGACCCGGTGGAAGCGGCCGGGACGACTGATCGGAACTCGTCGCGAAAATAGTTTGCGCCCGCGCCAGGAATCCCCATAGGTTCTAGGCACGGAAACGGCGGCCTTCTCGAAGGCTGTGAATCCGTGCTGTACTTCTATATCCGTGGACCGATTCGCACCGGTCCCCAAGACGCCGAGAGGAGGCGAGCCCAGTGATCAGCATCGAGACCATCATCACCAGCCCGGTCAAAATGACCGATCGTCCGGCCGTCTCCCTGTGCATGCTCGGCGCGCCCTCCCAGGGCACCGGTCTGTCCGGCATCCGTGCCGACCGTCCGGCCTCCTCGCTGCTCTCCGGGGACCTCCCTGTCCGCGAGCGCAATGAGCGACCGACCAAGGCACTGGCAGCGGTAGAGGCACAGGCGCAGGGCGCCTATGCCTTCGCGGCGGCCGGTGCCGGATTCCGCACGACGCAGCACCACCAGATGTGGGCCTTCCGTGGGCCAGAACCCTGGAGTGATCCAGCCTGATCGACGATCAGGCAGGCGCCTTCAGGGCCGCGGAACCCCATCCGGGAACCGCGGCCCTTCTGTTTTCCCCGAACAGGGAGAACACCCCGAAGACGCCTCGGGACAACAAAAGAGAACCCGGTACCCAGCCGACACCCGGTCCACCGGCCGGAACGACCAGACGAGGAAAACACCCCGTGCAACTCGAAGCGCACGCCCCGTCAGTACCGCCTTCACAAGCGATCACTCAGCTCGGCTCCACGGAGGACCCCGCCTTGCTCCCCCTCACCGCGCTCACCGCGCTCGACGACGCCATCGAGAACCTCGGCGTGCCCGTCCCCTGCCGTTCCTACGACCCGGAGGTCTTCTTCGCCGAGTCGCCGGCCGATGTCGAGTACGCCAAGTCGCTCTGCCGCACCTGCCCGCTGGTCGAGGCGTGCCTCGCCGGGGCCAAGGAGCGCCGGGAGCCCTGGGGTGTCTGGGGTGGGGAGCTGTTCGTGCAGGGCGTCGTCGTCGCCCGGAAGCGGCCGCGTGGCCGTCCGCGCAAGAACCCGGTCACGGCATGAACATCGCGCGCATGAACACCGCAGGAACGATCGACCGTCCCCTCACGCACGACCCCAAGAAGCAGGCCCCGATGAAGCCGTCCACCAGCGAGCCCTCCGGCTCGGCGACCCCAGACCTCGATACCCGTGGCGTGACAGGCTCGCGCCAGACGAACAGGACCCGCGAAATGCATCTCATCCCAGAAGCCCTGGCTCGTGCGCATATGCACGAGCGCCTGCACGAGGCCCAGCGGGAGCGCCGGGCCATGAGCCTGGCCACCGCCCGGCGGATGCAGCGCCGGGCGGAGCGCGCCTCGCTGCGTGCCCGCCGCGCGCTCGCCGTCGCCGTCATGCAGTAGGCGCCGCCTTCGACGCGCACTGAGCGCACCCACCCACGGGGGCCGGTCCGACCGAACGGACCGGCCCCCGAGGCATGTCCGCCCCCGCCTGGCCGTCGCTTGCGCCGATCAGCGCCTTCCCCGGACCTGCGCCCCCGCCCGGCCTACGCCTCCGCCCGGCCTACGCCTCCGCGGCCGGCACCTCCGGCACGTCCCCCTCCGCTTCATCGGACTCCCGCGCCTCGGACTCCGGCGCCTCGGTCTCCAGCGACTCCGTGTCCGGGCCGAACCCCGGCAGCCACTCCTCCAGCTCCTCCCGGAGCCGTACCGTCGCGCCCAGCTGGCACAGCACACCGATGGTGCTCAGTGTGACGCGGTGGATCAGCAGATAGGACGGCGGCAGATTGAGCTGCTTGCCGAGCTGGTACGCGGGGGAGCGGGGGTCGGCGACCCGGGCCGCCTGGCCGCGCATCCACGACCGGGTGAAGGTGAAGGTGTCCACCTGCGCGGGCTCGATGATCGGCAGCAGGTAGTCCAGGACCGCGTCGGGGTCCAGATCCATGGACTCCTTGATGAACCCCTCCTCGCACAGCATCTCGTAGACCGGCTC comes from the Streptomyces seoulensis genome and includes:
- the nudC gene encoding NAD(+) diphosphatase; translated protein: MTTRTDHTADRPISLTAPSGIDRAAHHRLDEAWLAAAWSHPTTRCFVVSGGQVLIDETPDGRTELVMTPSFEAPLTEAHRYFLGEDEDGVSYFALQKDSLPGRIDQSARPAGLREAGLLLSPRDAGLMVHAVGLENWQRTHRFCSRCGERTVIAAAGHIRRCPACGAEHYPRTDPAVIMAVTDGQDRILLGRQVHWPEGRFSTLAGFVEPGESIEQSVRREVFEEAGITVGEVEYVASQPWPFPSSLMLGFFAHATSTEIDADGEEIEEARWFSRDELGAAFESGEVLPPYGISIAARLIEMWYGKPLPTRSAF
- a CDS encoding mycoredoxin, with the protein product MQGTVTMYSTTWCGYCRRLKGQLDREGIPFTEINIEHDPESATFVEKANDGNQTVPTVRVVPAGGGSEVVMTNPSLAQVKQALGA
- a CDS encoding ATP-dependent DNA helicase UvrD2, whose translation is MPAAPAAVTPAALKRLSGPACGQPTRRSRATWQHGHVTAATPSPLFPRTPDSADAVLEGLDPEQREVATALHGPVCVLAGAGTGKTRAITHRIAYGVRSGLLQPSSVLAVTFTNRAAGEMRGRLRQLGAQGVQARTFHSAALRQLQYFWPKAIGGGLPRLVDRKIQLVADAAAACGLRLDRGELRDATAEIEWCKVTQTVPADYPYAAVKAGRETPRDPAEISHLYAAYESLKSDRSVIDFEDVLLLTVAVLQDRQDIAEQVRAQYQHFVVDEYQDVSPLQQRLLELWLGDRDSLCVVGDASQTIYSFTGATPDHLLDFRLRHPGATVVKLVRDYRSTPQVVRLANGLLAQAHGRAADHRLELVSQRTQGPEPVYTEYTDEPAEAEGAARRIRELIAAGTPAAEIAVLFRTNSQSETYEQALADAGVPYQLRGAERFFDRPEVRKAGVALRAAARFGGNDSLLDEAVDLPSQVRAVLSGEGWSSEPPAGSGAVRERWESLAALVALAHDFAAAHPGATLSDLVAELDERATAQHAPTVQGVTLASLHAAKGLEWDAVFLVGVAEGMLPITYAKTDEQIEEERRLLYVGVTRARERLHLSWSLARSPGGRAGRKPSRFLDGLRPGSTATVGRAATGTGGVERGTLGGLPAAPRRAQRSPARCRVCGRTLTDAGEMKLMRCEDCPSDMDEGLYERLREWRAVEAGLSGQPDFCVFTDRTLMAIAENRPDCAAELSRIPGVLDRKLRRYGTDVLAICAGQEAGTDPVEAAGTTDRNSSRK
- a CDS encoding WhiB family transcriptional regulator yields the protein MQLEAHAPSVPPSQAITQLGSTEDPALLPLTALTALDDAIENLGVPVPCRSYDPEVFFAESPADVEYAKSLCRTCPLVEACLAGAKERREPWGVWGGELFVQGVVVARKRPRGRPRKNPVTA